A DNA window from Diadema setosum unplaced genomic scaffold, eeDiaSeto1 scaffold_36, whole genome shotgun sequence contains the following coding sequences:
- the LOC140245810 gene encoding uncharacterized protein, giving the protein MASASLPTPATDWSNPDRAQALREFKQLANMWFTIKRVAEVEQHTYIIMWSGKEGLRMFNTWKLTDDEVKDPANIWKAFSSQIEPQENFRIHRLEFQRYRQGVNEPIDDFMLRCKTKAVKCRFQSDAIIEERVIEVLIAGVRHPEVQKILLSRDEKLTLDEALKITRSHEASAAHMNQLSSLDKTSVHAMHTGQQCKNCGTTHKPKQCREYHSICHKCRRKGHWKQCCRSQHRDRSASRGRSQEKQARGRGRSRSRGRGYSHPNQKGQQQNSRNNRRDSKEQHLHPIGPDRQDNPVPTFENLTLGTITVGDVHSNQVSDAERDELFATLNISLKRKPGNHTLRVKVDTGAQSNVLPLRIFKVAFPDLVDEKGYPLESSVTPSQTKLYAYNGSIIPQYGSIDFPCQYADGKWFRTEFFIVETAGPALLGLQSAVKMKLVQVHCETHQEACQIRSIEDLESTYPDRFQGLGRLPGECHITLMEDALPVVHPPRKFPIKLKDELKQELDRMEAAEVIAKVTEPTDWVSSLAFSRKSNGKLRVCLDPKDLNRACKRTYHKTPTIEETTHKLHGAQVFSKLDARSGYWSIVLDEESSFLTTFNSPFGRYRFRRLPFGIKVAQDVFQERMDQILEQCPGTIGIADDIVVFGHNEAEHDKALHNLMTVARKYGLVFNAEKCSIKQPQITFFGCVYDKDGIHPDPAKVRDIVSLPEPTNIRELQQFLGIV; this is encoded by the coding sequence GCACAAGCTCTTCGTGAATTCAAACAGCTGGCCAATATGTGGTTCACGATTAAGAGAGTCGCAGAGGTAGAGCAACATACCTACATCATTATGTGGTCTGGGAAAGAGGGGTTGAGGATGTTCAATACATGGAAGCTTACAGACGACGAAGTGAAGGATCCAGCAAACATTTGGAAGGCGTTCTCCAGTCAGATAGAACCGCAAGAGAATTTCCGGATCCATCGTCTCGAATTCCAGCGTTACCGGCAAGGTGTAAATGAACCAATTGATGATTTTATGCTTAGGTGTAAAACCAAGGCTGTGAAGTGCAGATTCCAGTCAGACGCAATTATCGAGGAAAGAGTAATTGAAGTCCTCATTGCAGGCGTTAGACACCCGGAAGTGCAGAAAATTCTTCTAAGTCGGGACGAAAAGCTTACGCTGGATGAAGCACTGAAGATCACACGTAGTCATGAAGCCAGTGCAGCCCACATGAATCAACTGAGCTCCCTGGACAAAACTTCTGTGCATGCCATGCACACTGGGCAGCAATGCAAGAATTGTGGAACGACACACAAACCGAAACAGTGCCGTGAATATCATTCCATTTGTCACAAGTGCAGACGAAAGGGACATTGGAAACAGTGCTGCAGGTCGCAGCACAGGGACCGATCAGCGTCAAGAGGTCGTTCGCAGGAGAAACAAGCACGTGGCCGTGGTCGTAGCCGCAGTCGTGGTCGAGGTTATAGCCACCCCAACCAGAAGGGTCAGCAACAGAACTCCAGGAATAATCGCCGTGACTCAAAGGAACAACATCTCCATCCAATAGGTCCGGATAGACAAGATAACCCAGTTCCAACCTTTGAAAACCTGACATTAGGAACTATCACTGTTGGAGATGTACACAGTAACCAGGTATCTGATGCAGAACGTGATGAGTTGTTTGCGACGCTGAACATCAGCCTGAAGAGGAAGCCAGGTAACCACACGTTGAGGGTGAAAGTTGACACTGGAGCGCAAAGCAATGTACTGCCTCTTCGCATCTTTAAGGTTGCGTTTCCTGATCTCGTTGATGAGAAAGGCTATCCACTAGAGTCCTCTGTCACACCGAGTCAAACCAAGCTCTACGCGTACAATGGCTCCATCATACCGCAGTATGGAAGCATTGATTTTCCATGCCAGTATGCAGATGGAAAATGGTTTCGCACTGAATTTTTCATTGTGGAAACTGCGGGTCCTGCCCTTCTCGGATTACAGAGTGCAGTGAAGATGAAACTCGTCCAAGTTCACTGTGAAACTCATCAAGAGGCGTGCCAAATTAGGAGCATAGAAGACCTCGAGTCAACATACCCGGACAGATTCCAAGGACTTGGGAGGCTTCCAGGTGAATGCCACATCACCTTGATGGAAGATGCTCTACCGGTAGTCCATCCGCCAAGGAAATTCCCTATTAAGCTCAAGGATGAACTGAAACAGGAGCTTGATAGGATGGAAGCAGCTGAGGTAATTGCCAAAGTCACAGAACCAACAGACTGGGTTTCTTCTCTGGCTTTCAGCAGGAAGTCCAACGGCAAACTTCGGGTATGCTTGGACCCGAAGGACCTTAACAGAGCATGCAAGCGCACATACCACAAGACACCTACAATAGAAGAGACCACTCACAAACTCCATGGTGCACAGGTGTTTTCAAAGTTGGATGCCAGGAGTGGTTATTGGAGTATTGTGCTGGATGAAGAGTCTAGTTTCTTGACTACCTTCAATTCGCCATTTGGAAGGTACAGATTCAGACGCTTGCCATTTGGGATCAAGGTCGCGCAGGACGTGTTCCAGGAAAGAATGGACCAGATCCTTGAACAATGCCCTGGAACAATAGGCATTGCTGATGACATTGTTGTCTTCGGACACAACGAAGCTGAGCATGACAAGGCTTTGCACAACTTGATGACAGTCGCCAGGAAGTATGGTCTGGTGTTCAATGCTGAAAAGTGCAGTATCAAGCAACCGCAGATCACCTTCTTCGGATGCGTCTACGACAAAGACGGGATCCACCCAGATCCAGCAAAAGTGAGGGACATCGTCAGCCTGCCTGAACCAACCAACATTCGTGAACTGCAGCAGTTTCTGGGAATAGTTTAG